The DNA sequence GGGTTGCAGCCAGACACGAGATCATCGCGTCGTAAGCATCGCAGTCGGTTGCGCTCATGAGTAAACCTGTAAGGTTTGACCTACCCGAGGTAGAGCCTCGGGCAGGTCAGGAAACGATCGTGCCAAGACGAAAGGTTGCGACGCGGGGAGGATGAAGGTGCCCGGCTCGGATCAACGGATCAGACGTGTTCCGAGGCGAGGAATCCGATCGGGATGGATGAGGTTTTCACTGATGATCAACCGCGTCATCAATCGTTCGAAGCTGGCTTCGAAAAGCCTGGCCCGGGTTGCGAAGGCCGTGTCGCCGTCTCGCGTGATGGCCGCATAGCGACGGGCCAAGACCAACCGGACGACGGCATCGCGCAGGGAGATCCCGTCGAGGCCAGGAAGCGAAGGAGAGGTGGTTCGGATGCCGAGTAACGCGTCAACCTCTCGGCTTGCCTGACTGATCTGAGGGTCGAGGGTCATGATCAGGAACGAGACATTGGTCAATCCTTCGGGGGGCGCGACCGGTTCACCCAGTCCAGACGCCATGCCGAGGCGGCGGAGTTTGACCGAATGGGCAGCGACCTCGGCCACCCCAAAGAGGGCCCCGGGCGATCGGAACCGCTCGACGGGGGCGATCAATCGAACCACATGACCCGGGCAAAGTCCCGAGTCGGTAAACGTGACTGAGCTGGAATGAAGTGTCCAGCGATCCGAAGGGTCGAAGCTTCCATCGGTGCCAGCCGCGATGAGCTGATCGTCTGGGAACAGGGGACCCACGTCGGATGGTGAGAGCAAGGCGACATCTTCGTCGCTTGCGTAGTTGGTGTACGTGGTGTTCATGGTGCCTCGTGAGGAGTCAAATCGGGTGACGGTTTTCGGCGTCGAGATCGTTTCCCTGAGGAGTTCTTGGTCGAATCCGTCGCAGCACCAAGAACACATTCGGCGCCACAGGCGGTTGCCACGGCTCGAAGCATGGCATCTGCGGCTTCGAATGAGATCTTGAGCTGGTGGCGGAACTCGGCCGCCTGCTGCAGGATGGCTTTGGCTCGATCGCGGTCGGCTTCGACCGCCTGGGAACAAAGGACTGAGAGGGCAGCCAACGCCTCGACCCGACCGGCGGGACCGGCGAGGTCGGGTCGGCCGGCGTGCTTGGCGGCGGCGGCGAGGAATTCGGGATAGCCACGGAAATGAAATTGGAATGGAGTCATGATCGCGTCCTTTGCGTGATCGCGGCTTCGCGTTGCGAGCGAATGCTGGGGACCCGACGATCGGGTCCCCAGCGAAAGCGTTTCCTAACGGGAGGGGCTGGACATCAGCTTGCCGAGAAGGCCGTGATGCCTTCGAGCCAGGCGTGGTGTGCCTCGTTCTCGACCTCGATGGCCCCTTCTGCGATCCAGTCGCCTTCGAGGGCATCGCCGCGGCTGCCTCGGGGGTTCCAATACTCGTTGCGCTTCATGCGGAGCCGGACCTCAGAACTGGTCAGGGCAATCGCCGTGAAGGGTCGGAGCAGGGGGGCTTCGATGAGGGAGATGCCACCGAGGAAGGGGGCTTCGAAGACGTCGATCGGCAAGCCGAAGACGTTGACGCCGGCGTCGATGCGCTGGGCGGCGTGTCCCCAGATGGCCAGGCCGGTCATGAAGTTGGTCGAGACGATCAGGACGTCGGGCGAGCCGCCATTGGCCCGGCAGCGTTCCAGGGTGTCTCGGACGAGGTCGCTCGGCTTGTAGCCGCTGCCACTGGTCGGCGTGGTGATGCGGTTGGTCGAGAGCAAGGCCCGCAATCCTCGCTGCTTGGGCCGGCCGGAGACCGTGGGAGATTCACCAAGGCCGTAGTAGCAGGAGACTTCCATGTCATCGAGCAAGTTCTGCAAGGCATCCATCCGGTGCTGATCGAAGGGGGTCTGGATGCCGGGAGTGGTCTGATAGCCGAGGCTCGATTGGAGCGAGCCGCCGACCTGAACCGGGTGCTGCCAGGTCTGGCAGTACTGAGCGATGCCGGTCGGCTGCAGGGCAACGGCGCTCTGATTGATCTCGGAGCCGGATCGGCTGTTGCCGATCAGTCGGACCTCGTCGTCGATGGCCGCGGCGGCCGCGGTGGTTCCCTCGACGGCTCGGCGGACCTTGACAGTGACGGTGGAGCCGTTCGGGAACTCAAGAATTTCGATGCGTTCGCCCGAAGGCAGTTCCAGCACGTCTCCGATCATGAAGGAGCTGGCATCATCGAACGTGAACAGTTCGGCACTGATCGTTGCGGTGGCAGTAACGGTGGCCAGCCGTTTGCGGAAGGCTCGGTTGACCATCGAAAAGGTCGTGGAGCCGACCGGGAGGCGCGGCAATCGGGTGACG is a window from the Tautonia rosea genome containing:
- a CDS encoding SU10 major capsid protein, translating into MSTTFLQGIQRASDHQAQIRNDVHVVATNWFVNRCPLVTRLPRLPVGSTTFSMVNRAFRKRLATVTATATISAELFTFDDASSFMIGDVLELPSGERIEILEFPNGSTVTVKVRRAVEGTTAAAAAIDDEVRLIGNSRSGSEINQSAVALQPTGIAQYCQTWQHPVQVGGSLQSSLGYQTTPGIQTPFDQHRMDALQNLLDDMEVSCYYGLGESPTVSGRPKQRGLRALLSTNRITTPTSGSGYKPSDLVRDTLERCRANGGSPDVLIVSTNFMTGLAIWGHAAQRIDAGVNVFGLPIDVFEAPFLGGISLIEAPLLRPFTAIALTSSEVRLRMKRNEYWNPRGSRGDALEGDWIAEGAIEVENEAHHAWLEGITAFSAS